GAAAATGTGATGCGCGCGAAAGAATATATTTTCTCCGGTGATGTATTTCAAGTCGTGTTGTCGCAGCGCTTTGAAATTCTCTACGAAGGAGATACGCTTCAAATGTATCGTGCGTTGCGTGTTATAAATCCATCGCCATATTTATATTTTCTTGATTTTGGAAATGAAAAAATAATCGGCTCATCGCCGGAAATTTTGGTGCGAACAGAAAGCGGAATTGCAGAAACGTATCCGATTGCGGGAACACGTCCACGCGGGAACAATGATGACGACGACAAACGCATAGAAGAAGAATTACTCGCCGATGAAAAAGAAGACGCAGAACACATTATGCTTGTGGATTTGGGAAGAAATGATTTAGGAAAAGTGTGCGAGAAAAATTCCGTGAACGTTGAGCGAATGAAATTTATTGTTCGGTATTCGCACGTAATGCACATCGCATCAAAAGTTGTCGGAAAAATTTCAACAGGAAAATCATCGCTCGATGTGTTCAAAGCAACGTTTCCCGCGGGAACAGTAAGTGGAGCGCCAAAAGTTCGCGCGATGGAAATTATTGACGAACTGGAAACGACAAAACGCGGAATGTATGCCGGCGCGGTTGGGTATTTCGATTTTTCCGGAACGATGGATGTGTGCATTGCGATTCGAACAATTTTTGCAACGAAGCAAAAATTATTCATTCAAGCGGGGGCGGGAATTGTCGCCGACTCAATTCCCGAACAGGAATTTTTTGAAAGCGTGAATAAAGCGAAAGCGTTAATTAAAGCGATTGAACTTGCGAATGATATCACTTGAAATTATTGTGATTATTAAAATGAAATTACAATTCGCAATTGGAAATTGAAAATTGAAAATGATTCTTATAATAGACAACTACGATTCTTTCACGTACAATCTTGTGCAATTAATAGCGCAACACACTGATGAGTATGAAGTTTTTCGTAACGATAATATTTCTGTCGATGAAATTACAAACAAAAATCCGCGAGGAATTTTGATTTCACCGGGACCGAAACGTCCCGAAGATGCCGGAATTTGTGTTGAACTTATTCGGAAATTAGGAAACGAAATTCCAATCTTCGGTGTGTGTCTTGGTTTGCAAGCTATTGGTTTTGCGTTCGGCGGAA
Above is a window of Ignavibacteria bacterium DNA encoding:
- the trpE gene encoding anthranilate synthase component I, whose translation is MNFGQFQNLARQCNVIPLVKTILADMFTPVSVYSRVREESSSSFLFESVEGNEKIGRYSFIGIQPRVTIQSRNGETEILFSNRKRKMRENFFVALEELLGMYSFPKEENKLLPRFKGGFVGFIGYDMIRFIETLPRKFDDEKSLDASLSLFAFILAFDHVTQQLHIIHNVLLDSSLSLHHQFSEGMKLLSEMEEKIFRNEFPAIQKKRFSANIREMTSNASKKEFEENVMRAKEYIFSGDVFQVVLSQRFEILYEGDTLQMYRALRVINPSPYLYFLDFGNEKIIGSSPEILVRTESGIAETYPIAGTRPRGNNDDDDKRIEEELLADEKEDAEHIMLVDLGRNDLGKVCEKNSVNVERMKFIVRYSHVMHIASKVVGKISTGKSSLDVFKATFPAGTVSGAPKVRAMEIIDELETTKRGMYAGAVGYFDFSGTMDVCIAIRTIFATKQKLFIQAGAGIVADSIPEQEFFESVNKAKALIKAIELANDIT